The following proteins are encoded in a genomic region of Glycine max cultivar Williams 82 chromosome 18, Glycine_max_v4.0, whole genome shotgun sequence:
- the LOC100807668 gene encoding uncharacterized protein, whose product MFKYINKGSDRITTDIVNDQNQDGTHNQVHDEIKHYLGCRYVSAPETCWKIFAFPMHGRAPVVERLYFHLENQQPVYWKDNHEIGTVLAKSTIKESMSTTWMDSNKIYHHGRDLTYAEYVSKFVYDARKRCWKPRKQGNTIGRLIWVPLSSGELFYMRMMLSSAKGSQCYKDIRTVENVVYHTFREACFAKGFLGSDQEFVGALQEANSWGTPHYLRKLFVKFLFMNTMDRPEYVWKQTWQWMADDIVFNHRRQGIQLTDKEKMHLCLTEIENLLQANRKSLRDFPSMSYPLGYVVNPHQNNLIYNELAYDRDILAAEFDKCYQSLTGGVYFLYGYGGTCKTFVWKTLSYAIRSTDNIVLTVASRGIASILLPGSRTTHSKFAIPVPATQNSTCNIHQGSDFAELLHITKLIIWDEAPMCHRYSVEALDKSLQDIMHNGNPFGGKVIVFGGDFRQILPVVPRGNRSDISMQL is encoded by the exons ATGTTTAAGTACATCAACAAAGGATCTGATCGGATTACAACAGATATTGTCAATGACCAAAACCAAGATGGCACACACAATCAGGTTCATGATGAAATTAAACACTATCTTGGTTGTCG GTATGTGTCGGCTCCTGAAACATGTTGGAAGATTTTCGCATTCCCAATGCATGGACGTGCACCAGTAGTTGAACGCCTTTATTTCCACCTAGAAAATCAACAGCCTGTTTACTGGAAAGATAATCATGAAATTGGCACAGTACTGGCTAAGAGTACAATCAAAGAATCAATGTCCACAACATGGATggattctaataaaatataccATCATGGACGAGATCTTACTTATGCTGAATATGTGTCCAAATTTGTTTATGATGCCCGAAAAAGATGTTGGAAACCAAGGAAACAAGGAAATACTATTGGCAGGCTCATTTGGGTGCCCCTTTCCAGTGGAGAGTTGTTCTACATGAGGATGATGCTTTCCTCTGCTAAAGGATCACAATGTTACAAAGATATTAGAACAGTAGAAAATGTTGTCTATCATACATTCAGAGAAGCATGCTTTGCAAAAGGTTTTCTAGGAAGTGATCAAGAATTTGTTGGTGCCTTACAAGAAGCAAACAGTTGGGGAACTCCACACTATCTTAGGAAGTTATTTGTGAAGTTTCTATTTATGAATACCATGGATAGGCCAGAATATGTGTGGAAACAAACTTGGCAATGGATGGCAGATGATATTGTATTTAATCATAGGAGACAAG GCATCCAACTAACAGACAAAGAAAAAATGCATCTTTGTTTGACGGAAATTGAAAACCTCCTGCAAGCCAACAGGAAAAGCCTACGAGATTTTCCTTCAATGTCATACCCACTAGGATATGTTGTCAACCCGCACCAAAATAATCTCATCTACAATGAACTGGCTTACGACAGGGACATATTGGCCGCCGAATTTGATAAATGCTACCAGTCGCTAACAg GTGGAGTTTATTTTCTGTATGGATATGGTGGCACATGCAAGACATTTGTGTGGAAAACTTTATCATATGCTATACGCTCTACTGACAACATTGTTTTAACAGTGGCTTCAAGGGGGATTGCCTCAATACTATTGCCTGGCAGTAGAACAACACATTCTAAGTTTGCTATTCCTGTCCCTGCAACACAAAATTCTACATGCAATATCCATCAAGGGAGTGATTTTGCTGAATTGTTGCATATCACAAAACTCATCATATGGGATGAAGCTCCAATGTGTCACAGATACAGTGTTGAGGCCCTTGACAAAAGTTTACAGGACATCATGCACAACGGCAATCCTTTTGGAGGAAAGGTCATTGTTTTCGGTGGTGATTTCCGTCAAATACTACCTGTTGTGCCAAGAGGTAATCGTTCTGACATTTCTATGCAACTCTAA